In one Hymenobacter sp. DG25B genomic region, the following are encoded:
- a CDS encoding Glu/Leu/Phe/Val family dehydrogenase encodes MAATTVYKEPAPRVDAENPLESMMSRFNVATEILGLDEETYNVLKAPDKQVIVHIPVTMDNGKVRVFEGYRVVHNTILGPSKGGIRYDNNVHLDEVKALAAWMTWKCAVVDIPYGGAKGGIICDPSSMSPGEIERLTRAYTLALKDVFGPDRDIPAPDMGTGPREMAWLMDEFSKTVGATSPAVVTGKPLVMGGSLGRTEATGRGVMVSALAALSKLGLEPETVSAAVQGFGNVGSWAAKLLSEKGVKIKCVSDVSGAYWNEEGINIEEAIAYKNAHKGRLDGFTGATLMDNADDLLLTDVDVLVPAAVEDVITEHNAHHIKAKLIVEGANGPTSASADPIINEKGIMVVPDILANSGGVTVSYFEWVQNRQGFKWTEEMVTERADRIMSDAFEKVYATSQKYNIPMRIAAYVVAIDKVAQTYKYRGGF; translated from the coding sequence ATGGCTGCCACCACGGTGTACAAAGAACCCGCTCCCCGCGTCGATGCCGAAAACCCGCTGGAATCCATGATGTCGCGCTTCAACGTGGCCACGGAAATCCTGGGTCTCGATGAAGAAACCTACAACGTGCTTAAGGCACCCGATAAGCAGGTTATCGTGCACATCCCCGTAACCATGGATAACGGCAAAGTGCGCGTTTTCGAAGGCTACCGCGTGGTGCACAACACCATTCTGGGTCCATCCAAAGGCGGCATCCGCTACGACAACAACGTGCACCTCGACGAAGTAAAGGCCCTGGCGGCCTGGATGACGTGGAAGTGCGCCGTGGTGGATATTCCCTACGGCGGTGCCAAAGGTGGTATTATCTGCGACCCTTCCAGCATGAGTCCCGGCGAAATTGAGCGCCTCACCCGCGCCTACACGCTGGCCCTAAAAGACGTATTTGGCCCCGACCGCGACATTCCGGCCCCTGACATGGGCACCGGCCCCCGCGAAATGGCCTGGCTCATGGACGAGTTCAGCAAGACCGTGGGCGCTACCTCGCCGGCTGTAGTTACCGGCAAGCCGCTGGTAATGGGTGGCTCGCTGGGCCGCACCGAGGCTACCGGCCGCGGCGTGATGGTATCGGCGCTGGCTGCTCTGAGCAAGCTGGGTCTGGAGCCGGAAACGGTTTCGGCGGCCGTGCAGGGCTTTGGCAACGTAGGCTCCTGGGCCGCCAAGCTGCTGAGCGAGAAAGGCGTAAAAATCAAGTGTGTTTCCGATGTAAGCGGAGCTTACTGGAATGAGGAAGGCATCAACATCGAGGAAGCCATTGCCTATAAAAACGCCCACAAAGGCCGTTTGGATGGCTTTACTGGTGCTACGCTGATGGACAACGCCGACGACCTTCTCCTCACGGACGTGGACGTACTGGTGCCAGCCGCCGTAGAAGATGTGATAACCGAGCACAATGCCCACCACATCAAAGCCAAGCTGATTGTAGAAGGTGCCAACGGACCCACTTCGGCCTCCGCTGACCCCATCATCAATGAGAAAGGCATTATGGTGGTGCCCGATATTCTGGCTAACTCCGGTGGGGTTACCGTATCCTATTTCGAGTGGGTGCAGAACCGCCAGGGCTTCAAGTGGACCGAGGAAATGGTAACCGAGCGGGCCGACCGGATTATGTCCGATGCCTTTGAGAAAGTGTACGCCACCAGCCAGAAATACAACATCCCCATGCGCATTGCCGCGTATGTGGTAGCCATTGATAAAGTAGCTCAAACCTATAAATACCGCGGCGGTTTCTAA
- the dusB gene encoding tRNA dihydrouridine synthase DusB gives MVHIRDIALPDFPLLLAPMEDVSDPPFRAVCKANGADLMYTEFISSEGLIRDAAKSRKKLDVFDYERPIGIQLFGSDVDTMGECARISTVAGPDLIDINYGCPVKQVACRGAGAALLRDIPKMVEMTAAVVRNTHLPVTVKTRLGWDDTTKNVEEVAERLQDVGIEALTIHGRTRVQMYKGEADWRLIAAIKNNPRIKIPIFGNGDIDSPQKALEYKNRYGVDGIMIGRAAIGYPWIFREVKHYVATGELLAPPTVEERVNMCRMHFEKSIEWKGSRVGIFEMRRHYAQYFRGLEGAKQWRMRLVETDSPEEVHSILNEIIAAEPVMVGA, from the coding sequence GTGGTACACATCCGCGACATTGCCCTGCCTGATTTCCCGCTTTTGCTTGCGCCCATGGAGGACGTATCGGACCCGCCGTTCCGGGCCGTGTGCAAAGCCAATGGGGCTGATTTGATGTATACCGAGTTTATTTCCTCGGAAGGCCTGATTCGGGATGCCGCCAAAAGCCGCAAAAAGCTCGACGTGTTCGACTACGAGCGGCCCATCGGCATTCAGCTCTTTGGCTCCGATGTGGATACGATGGGCGAGTGCGCCCGCATCAGTACCGTGGCCGGCCCCGACCTCATCGACATCAACTACGGCTGCCCCGTGAAGCAGGTAGCCTGCCGCGGCGCCGGTGCCGCCCTACTGCGCGACATTCCCAAAATGGTGGAAATGACGGCCGCCGTAGTGCGCAACACGCACCTGCCCGTAACGGTGAAAACCCGCCTGGGCTGGGACGACACCACCAAAAACGTGGAGGAAGTGGCCGAGCGCCTGCAGGATGTCGGCATTGAGGCCCTCACCATTCACGGCCGCACCCGCGTGCAGATGTACAAGGGCGAGGCTGACTGGCGCCTGATTGCGGCCATCAAAAACAATCCGCGCATCAAAATCCCCATCTTCGGCAACGGCGACATCGACTCGCCCCAGAAAGCCCTGGAGTACAAAAACCGCTACGGCGTGGACGGCATCATGATTGGCCGCGCCGCCATTGGCTACCCCTGGATTTTCCGGGAGGTGAAGCACTACGTGGCCACCGGCGAGCTGCTGGCCCCGCCCACCGTGGAGGAGCGTGTGAATATGTGCCGCATGCACTTCGAGAAAAGCATTGAGTGGAAAGGCTCACGCGTGGGCATCTTTGAGATGCGCCGCCACTACGCTCAGTATTTCCGCGGGCTGGAAGGCGCCAAGCAGTGGCGCATGCGCCTGGTGGAGACAGACTCGCCGGAGGAAGTGCACAGCATTCTGAATGAAATTATTGCCGCCGAGCCGGTGATGGTGGGCGCGTAA
- a CDS encoding CPBP family intramembrane glutamic endopeptidase, which yields MKGFVPSRLHPILALLLLVGLMFLCFCLASFVLMLLTGALFGIGLMEFGQVMQNPARHPQGWAMMMLAQGIFLLGGFAGAALVLARIQGQTWRQYFAPRHPVPARWLLLGAVLIVVMLPAMSGLVQWNADIHFPRFLHDFEVWARDKETQAQDLTRFLTDFDTSTRLLVGLLVIAVVPAISEELVFRGVLQRQLTRWFGSYHTAVWLSAIIFSAIHMQFFGFVPRMVLGVVLGYLYAWSGNILVPMAAHFTQNAVQLVLLYLQQRGTLATGFDPDSTDALPWPAMLLSALLSGGLLVLAYRKFNQDLAPKVMHTLSHSGVQIGGTVPPAGHTLTGHGIEPASGNQLPSG from the coding sequence ATGAAAGGTTTCGTCCCCAGCCGTTTGCACCCCATTCTGGCCTTGCTGCTGCTGGTAGGCCTTATGTTTTTGTGTTTTTGCCTAGCCTCTTTTGTGCTGATGCTGCTGACGGGGGCCTTATTTGGTATTGGGCTGATGGAATTTGGACAGGTGATGCAAAACCCCGCCCGGCACCCGCAGGGCTGGGCCATGATGATGCTGGCTCAGGGCATCTTTCTGCTGGGCGGCTTTGCCGGGGCGGCGCTGGTGCTGGCCCGCATTCAGGGCCAGACCTGGCGCCAGTACTTTGCGCCCCGGCACCCGGTGCCCGCCCGCTGGCTGCTGCTGGGCGCGGTGCTGATTGTGGTGATGCTGCCGGCCATGTCGGGCCTGGTGCAATGGAACGCCGACATCCACTTTCCCCGCTTTCTGCACGATTTTGAAGTATGGGCCCGCGACAAAGAAACCCAGGCCCAGGACCTCACCCGCTTCCTGACCGATTTTGACACCAGTACCCGGCTGCTGGTGGGCTTGCTGGTTATTGCCGTAGTGCCGGCCATCAGCGAGGAACTGGTTTTCCGGGGCGTGCTGCAGCGCCAGCTCACGCGCTGGTTCGGCTCCTACCACACGGCCGTTTGGCTGTCGGCTATTATCTTCAGCGCCATTCACATGCAGTTTTTTGGCTTTGTGCCGCGCATGGTGCTGGGCGTGGTGCTGGGCTATTTATATGCGTGGTCAGGGAATATTCTGGTGCCCATGGCGGCGCACTTCACCCAGAATGCCGTACAGCTGGTGCTGCTCTACCTGCAGCAGCGGGGCACCCTGGCCACCGGCTTCGACCCAGATTCTACCGATGCCCTGCCCTGGCCAGCCATGCTGCTGTCAGCGCTGCTGAGCGGCGGGCTGCTGGTGCTGGCCTACCGCAAGTTTAACCAGGACCTGGCCCCCAAGGTGATGCACACCCTCTCGCACAGCGGCGTGCAGATTGGCGGCACCGTGCCCCCGGCCGGGCATACGCTCACCGGCCATGGCATAGAGCCGGCGTCCGGAAATCAATTGCCGTCCGGATAA
- a CDS encoding AAA domain-containing protein codes for MLSVEQERLLALLAYTQESVRLRSAPAADVTRQPHFHALEAQLSGLPGVELNLAANSPEAEEEVWLRIERLRERPAPPILEEPLATLIDFTNDPGSRPELRRALPASTLRRLGLLPEDASPEPAYDPLAPIETSTLAQFPGLAVALEQYIRQQWQPWALEENQRRRTMAWYSRLYTLKQQLDGGLTDSPLELVWGVGMAVWHLNGTAVCYPLLTRLVELTLNPQSMALEIRPRDVVTRLEVEIYAAQNVGGVAELERGSRPFLTESPYLSPFDPDTYKPILELAAGFLDEQGHFLFDKNQARLLPTATAALQITDTWVLFARPRTSNAFLQDLEALRGQVEQAPQGLPEAAAALVREPADYHANRPLPAFRGLSMVGGSTENPDSPPQELYFPLPFNDEQVRIVQMLEHAPGVVVQGPPGTGKTHTIANVICHYLALGKRVLVTSMKDPALAVLRDKLPAAVRPLAISLLTSEREGMQQFEYAIQRIGEEVQRLDPATSTRQIEQLAAQLDACHAQMADIDRLVTQWGQQNLQPLDLDGEMLTARDIAREVVQSGTLANWLTDDLETDPAHAPQFTEAEINALRTARRTLQADLEYRTAQLPALEALPDIRELLLTHQQLSRATELQKAVALGQVPPLAALPDMPDQLSAVLAMLTSVQEQRQQIAAITWGISQQEQLKQGRKVPLYALLEALGAELRTALQARQQFLPRPVSVPAGIELNEELVEAIQAQAQGQRPFGLAGWFGKTAQKQQLAEIRVMATAPATAADWAYVDNYLKVLRTLCALAARWNALAAELSLPVLVADQPIAAAAEAGQRYEEYELLRDVQQLEDELNTSLQRVLPSWPPAGKIFPLEEARKILQLHQDRLQLETTWTVREQYERALHGATGAISEELRQFMAHTLGNPAVTDEAMQAQWAALTQELRRIHALQSELATVTNLTSQIAASGALRWAARLQHEPANGTLDELLPADWSVRWRLRRLARYLSGLDHRAEIKQLAADRVETEAALARTYQDIITQKTWLQLALKATPLVRSALQAYRSAITRVGKGTGKSAGKHRQAAREAAQVANSAIPCWIMPHYRVSESLPAELGAFDLVIVDEASQSNLLALPALLRARKILIVGDDKQVGPGRSGLTEEKENELMSRFLATQPALYRPQLSPSHSIYQLFQVVFSDSQVPLQEHFRSVGPIIEYSKREFYHHSLRPLRLPKASERLDPPLVDVLVEDGARQGDINPGEARFIVEEIRRLTQDPAMQQRSIGVVSLLADKQAKLIWEMLEQEIGLETMLRHQLACGNAHTFQGKERDIMFLSLVVSPGQATAMGQTEDARRFNVAASRARDRMYLVRSIELEDLSPADQLRRNLLAHFTAPYAQDEQCVNNLRALCESPFEQEVYDMLTTRGYRVQPQVRVGHYRIDLVVEGENDQRLAVECDGDQYHGPDRWQDDLRRQRVLERAGWQFWRCFASAWVRWRQETEQDLLDTLTRAGIRPVSATAVPGRHTESRRYVAFPAQEAEAASAFEMSGPPRPA; via the coding sequence ATGTTATCAGTGGAGCAAGAGCGGCTGCTGGCCCTGCTCGCCTATACCCAGGAAAGCGTGCGGCTGCGGTCTGCGCCGGCGGCCGATGTTACCCGGCAGCCACATTTTCATGCCCTGGAAGCCCAGCTAAGCGGCTTGCCGGGCGTGGAATTGAATCTGGCTGCCAACTCCCCGGAAGCAGAAGAAGAGGTATGGCTGCGCATTGAGCGGCTGCGGGAACGGCCCGCGCCGCCCATTCTGGAAGAGCCCCTGGCCACGCTGATTGACTTCACAAACGACCCTGGCAGCCGGCCGGAGCTGCGCCGTGCACTGCCCGCCAGCACCCTGCGCCGCCTGGGGCTACTGCCGGAAGACGCCTCGCCGGAACCCGCCTACGACCCCCTGGCTCCGATAGAAACCAGTACCCTGGCCCAGTTCCCCGGCCTGGCGGTGGCGTTGGAGCAGTATATCCGGCAGCAGTGGCAGCCGTGGGCGCTGGAAGAAAACCAGCGCCGCCGCACCATGGCGTGGTACTCCCGGCTATATACCCTCAAGCAGCAGCTGGATGGCGGCCTCACGGATTCCCCCCTGGAGCTGGTTTGGGGCGTGGGCATGGCGGTGTGGCACCTGAACGGCACTGCCGTGTGCTACCCGCTGCTCACCCGCCTGGTAGAGCTGACGCTGAATCCGCAGAGCATGGCGCTGGAAATTCGCCCCCGGGACGTGGTAACCCGTCTGGAGGTGGAGATATATGCGGCGCAAAATGTGGGCGGCGTAGCAGAGCTGGAGCGGGGCAGCCGTCCCTTTCTCACCGAAAGCCCCTACCTGTCTCCTTTTGACCCGGATACATACAAGCCCATATTGGAGCTGGCGGCCGGCTTTCTGGATGAGCAGGGCCATTTTCTGTTCGATAAGAACCAGGCCCGCCTATTACCCACCGCCACGGCGGCGCTCCAGATAACCGACACCTGGGTGCTGTTTGCCCGCCCGCGCACCAGCAATGCTTTTTTGCAGGATCTGGAAGCCCTGCGCGGGCAAGTGGAGCAGGCACCACAAGGGCTGCCAGAGGCCGCCGCCGCGCTGGTGCGGGAACCGGCCGACTACCACGCCAACCGCCCGCTGCCGGCTTTCCGGGGTTTATCGATGGTGGGTGGCAGCACCGAAAACCCGGATTCCCCGCCGCAGGAGCTGTATTTCCCGCTGCCGTTTAATGACGAGCAGGTACGCATTGTGCAAATGCTGGAGCACGCCCCCGGTGTGGTTGTGCAGGGCCCGCCCGGCACCGGCAAAACCCACACCATTGCCAACGTTATCTGTCATTATCTGGCTTTGGGCAAGCGGGTGCTGGTGACATCCATGAAGGATCCGGCCCTGGCCGTGCTGCGCGATAAGCTCCCGGCAGCCGTGCGCCCCCTGGCCATCAGCCTGCTGACCAGTGAACGGGAAGGAATGCAGCAATTTGAATACGCCATTCAGCGCATTGGCGAGGAAGTGCAGCGCCTCGACCCTGCCACTTCCACCCGGCAGATTGAGCAGTTGGCGGCGCAGCTGGATGCCTGCCACGCCCAGATGGCCGACATCGATAGGCTTGTAACCCAATGGGGCCAGCAAAACCTGCAGCCGCTGGATCTGGATGGAGAAATGCTGACGGCAAGAGACATTGCCCGGGAGGTGGTACAGAGCGGAACGCTGGCCAATTGGCTGACCGACGACCTGGAAACAGACCCAGCTCATGCCCCACAGTTCACAGAGGCAGAAATTAATGCCTTACGCACCGCTCGCCGCACACTGCAGGCTGATTTGGAATACCGAACCGCCCAATTGCCTGCGCTGGAAGCACTGCCGGATATCCGCGAGTTGTTGCTCACGCACCAACAGCTCAGCCGGGCTACTGAGCTACAGAAGGCCGTTGCCCTAGGGCAGGTACCGCCGCTGGCCGCGCTTCCCGATATGCCGGACCAGCTGTCTGCGGTGCTGGCTATGCTTACCTCTGTACAGGAGCAGCGGCAGCAAATAGCCGCTATAACCTGGGGTATCAGTCAGCAGGAGCAGCTAAAGCAAGGCCGAAAGGTGCCGCTGTATGCTCTGCTGGAAGCGCTGGGAGCAGAACTGCGAACCGCACTGCAGGCCAGGCAGCAGTTTCTGCCCCGGCCGGTAAGTGTGCCGGCCGGGATAGAGCTGAATGAGGAGCTGGTGGAGGCAATTCAGGCGCAGGCACAGGGACAGCGCCCCTTCGGGCTGGCCGGTTGGTTTGGCAAAACCGCGCAAAAGCAGCAGCTGGCCGAAATCAGGGTTATGGCAACCGCCCCGGCTACGGCTGCGGACTGGGCCTACGTGGACAACTACCTGAAGGTGCTGCGGACCCTATGTGCATTAGCGGCCCGCTGGAATGCTTTAGCTGCGGAATTAAGCCTGCCGGTTCTGGTGGCAGATCAGCCGATAGCCGCTGCCGCGGAAGCCGGACAGCGCTACGAAGAGTACGAGCTGCTGCGCGATGTGCAACAGCTGGAAGATGAGCTAAATACAAGCCTGCAACGCGTGTTGCCCTCCTGGCCCCCCGCCGGAAAGATTTTTCCTCTCGAAGAGGCCCGGAAAATACTCCAACTGCACCAGGACCGCCTGCAGCTGGAAACTACCTGGACCGTGCGCGAGCAATACGAACGGGCACTGCACGGTGCTACCGGCGCTATCAGCGAAGAACTGCGGCAGTTCATGGCCCATACCCTGGGCAACCCAGCCGTGACGGACGAGGCAATGCAGGCCCAGTGGGCCGCGCTAACTCAGGAGCTGCGGCGCATCCACGCCCTGCAAAGCGAACTGGCTACGGTTACGAACCTAACATCACAAATTGCTGCCTCCGGCGCTCTGCGCTGGGCGGCTCGCCTACAGCATGAGCCAGCCAACGGCACCCTTGATGAGCTGCTGCCCGCCGACTGGTCGGTGCGGTGGCGGCTACGGCGCCTGGCGCGTTACCTGTCGGGGCTCGATCATCGGGCTGAAATCAAACAGCTGGCCGCTGACCGGGTAGAAACCGAAGCGGCCCTGGCCCGCACCTATCAGGACATCATCACCCAAAAAACCTGGCTGCAGCTGGCGCTAAAGGCCACCCCTCTGGTGCGTAGTGCGCTGCAGGCCTACCGCAGTGCCATTACCCGGGTGGGCAAAGGAACCGGCAAGAGTGCCGGCAAGCACCGGCAGGCAGCCCGGGAAGCGGCGCAGGTAGCCAACTCGGCCATTCCGTGCTGGATTATGCCGCACTATCGGGTGTCGGAGTCATTACCGGCGGAGCTGGGGGCGTTTGATCTGGTGATTGTGGATGAGGCCTCGCAGTCGAACCTGCTGGCATTACCGGCCCTGCTGCGGGCCCGGAAAATCCTGATTGTGGGCGATGATAAGCAGGTGGGTCCCGGCCGCAGCGGGCTGACGGAAGAAAAGGAAAATGAGCTGATGAGCCGCTTTCTGGCCACGCAGCCGGCCCTCTATCGGCCCCAGCTTTCGCCCAGTCATTCTATCTACCAGCTGTTTCAGGTGGTTTTCTCGGATTCGCAGGTACCGCTGCAGGAGCATTTCCGGAGTGTGGGCCCCATTATCGAATACTCTAAACGGGAGTTTTACCACCACAGTCTGCGACCCCTGCGCCTGCCTAAAGCCTCCGAGCGGCTGGACCCGCCTCTGGTGGATGTGCTGGTAGAAGACGGTGCCCGGCAGGGTGACATCAATCCCGGGGAAGCCCGCTTTATTGTGGAGGAAATCCGTCGGTTGACCCAGGACCCGGCTATGCAGCAGCGCAGCATTGGCGTGGTGTCGTTGCTGGCGGATAAGCAGGCCAAGCTTATCTGGGAGATGCTGGAGCAGGAAATAGGGCTGGAAACCATGCTGCGGCACCAGCTGGCCTGTGGCAATGCGCATACCTTCCAGGGTAAAGAGCGGGATATTATGTTCCTCTCCCTGGTGGTGTCGCCGGGGCAGGCCACAGCTATGGGGCAAACCGAAGATGCGCGCCGCTTTAACGTGGCCGCCTCCCGCGCCCGCGACCGGATGTATCTGGTGCGCAGCATTGAGTTGGAAGACCTCAGCCCCGCCGACCAGCTGCGCCGCAACTTGCTGGCCCATTTCACGGCGCCGTATGCTCAGGATGAGCAGTGCGTAAACAACCTGCGGGCGCTGTGCGAGTCGCCGTTTGAGCAGGAAGTGTACGATATGCTCACCACGCGCGGCTACCGCGTGCAGCCGCAGGTGCGCGTGGGTCATTACCGCATTGACCTGGTAGTAGAAGGCGAAAACGACCAGCGCCTGGCCGTAGAGTGCGACGGTGACCAGTACCACGGCCCCGACCGGTGGCAGGACGACCTGCGCCGGCAGCGCGTGCTGGAGCGGGCCGGCTGGCAGTTCTGGCGCTGCTTTGCCTCCGCCTGGGTACGCTGGCGCCAGGAAACCGAGCAGGACCTGCTGGATACTCTGACGCGCGCCGGAATCAGGCCGGTAAGTGCTACTGCCGTACCGGGCAGGCACACGGAAAGCCGCCGCTATGTGGCATTTCCGGCACAGGAGGCAGAAGCCGCCTCCGCCTTCGAAATGTCAGGGCCGCCCAGGCCCGCGTGA
- a CDS encoding phosphatidate cytidylyltransferase, which produces MSISTPASAPDTSNDKKPMSNLAQRVLYGAIGAAALIGCIWYSAWTFALFFAVVQARMLWEFYRMMKRSGYAPAALLGMAASLVLFMGVAGLFLSVDAQQPLNSLGAVVTASGELSLMLRALLLSFLLLLPLALIVREMIIWPRSKRPFANVGVNLIGLFYVSVPMTLLVPLAYSGGSYDYRRILALLLLVWAADTGAYAAGKNFGKHKLAPSISPGKTWEGWIGGTLLTLVVGWALGYLLPEIPLTQRLVVAAVVAVFGVLGDLAESMLKRSVGVKDSGRILPGHGGLLDRFDAFLFILPVLLLLQVLLG; this is translated from the coding sequence TTGTCTATTTCTACGCCTGCTTCCGCCCCCGATACTTCCAACGACAAAAAACCGATGTCCAATCTGGCGCAGCGGGTGTTGTACGGTGCCATAGGGGCCGCGGCGCTCATTGGTTGCATTTGGTACAGTGCCTGGACGTTTGCCCTGTTCTTTGCCGTGGTGCAGGCCCGCATGCTGTGGGAGTTCTACCGCATGATGAAACGCTCCGGCTATGCCCCGGCGGCGCTGCTGGGCATGGCCGCCAGCTTAGTGCTGTTTATGGGCGTGGCCGGCTTGTTTCTGAGCGTGGATGCGCAGCAGCCCCTCAACAGCCTGGGAGCGGTAGTAACGGCCAGTGGAGAGCTGAGTTTGATGCTGCGGGCCTTGCTGCTGAGCTTTTTACTGCTGCTGCCGCTGGCCCTGATCGTGCGTGAAATGATTATCTGGCCGCGCTCCAAGCGGCCCTTTGCCAATGTGGGCGTCAACCTCATCGGTCTGTTTTATGTGAGCGTGCCCATGACGCTGCTGGTGCCCCTGGCCTATAGCGGTGGCAGCTACGACTACCGCCGCATTCTGGCTTTACTGCTGCTGGTATGGGCCGCCGATACCGGTGCCTACGCCGCCGGCAAAAACTTTGGTAAGCACAAGCTGGCTCCCAGTATTTCGCCCGGCAAAACGTGGGAAGGCTGGATAGGCGGCACCTTGCTTACCCTGGTGGTAGGCTGGGCTTTGGGCTACCTGCTGCCGGAAATACCCCTGACTCAGCGCCTGGTAGTAGCCGCCGTGGTGGCGGTATTTGGGGTACTGGGTGATTTAGCCGAGTCCATGCTCAAGCGTAGCGTGGGCGTGAAGGACTCCGGCCGCATTCTGCCCGGCCACGGCGGCCTGCTCGACCGGTTCGACGCCTTCCTTTTTATTCTGCCCGTGCTGCTGCTGCTACAGGTCCTGCTGGGCTAG
- a CDS encoding DMT family transporter, translating to MPSSPAPAVTTAPAPPSVASAPPHRVPASAWFLLVLLACIWGTSFILMKKGLVVFSALELGATRVSVAALLLLPFSLKHIGRIERSRFKWLLFSGVIGTLIPAFLFAYAETKLASGLAGVLNALTAVFTLLMGALFFGQRLTSLRVLGIALGLAGTVVLMLLGGSGGESTPAGEGNAWYGLYIVLATAGYGISLNIIKHHFQGIPSVAVTGVLLLLIGGPALAFLLLGTDFLHKLATVPGAWTAFGYIALLATMSTAIAMVLFNKLIHSSTALFAASNTYIVPIVALGWGLLDGEAFNLWHVLGMVIILLSVFIIHRAR from the coding sequence ATGCCTTCCTCCCCCGCCCCGGCCGTTACTACTGCTCCCGCCCCTCCCAGCGTTGCCTCGGCCCCACCCCACCGCGTTCCGGCCTCGGCCTGGTTTCTACTGGTGCTGCTGGCCTGTATCTGGGGTACTTCGTTTATTCTGATGAAGAAGGGTCTGGTGGTGTTTTCGGCGCTGGAGCTGGGCGCTACGCGGGTGAGCGTGGCGGCGCTGCTGCTGCTGCCATTTTCCCTGAAGCACATTGGCCGCATCGAGCGCAGCCGTTTTAAGTGGCTGCTGTTCAGCGGCGTTATCGGCACGCTTATTCCGGCGTTCCTGTTTGCTTATGCTGAAACCAAGCTGGCCTCGGGGCTGGCCGGCGTGCTTAATGCCCTGACGGCCGTGTTCACCCTGCTCATGGGGGCTTTGTTTTTTGGGCAGCGCCTGACCAGCCTGCGGGTGCTGGGCATTGCGCTGGGCCTGGCTGGCACCGTGGTGCTGATGCTGCTGGGCGGAAGCGGCGGGGAATCTACGCCCGCCGGCGAAGGCAACGCCTGGTACGGGCTGTACATTGTGCTGGCCACGGCGGGCTACGGCATCAGTCTCAACATCATCAAGCACCACTTTCAGGGTATTCCGTCGGTGGCGGTTACCGGGGTGCTCCTGCTTTTAATTGGCGGACCGGCACTGGCCTTCCTGCTGCTGGGCACCGATTTCCTGCATAAACTGGCTACCGTGCCCGGCGCCTGGACGGCCTTCGGCTACATTGCGCTGCTGGCCACCATGAGCACCGCCATTGCTATGGTGCTGTTCAACAAGCTCATTCACAGCTCTACGGCCCTGTTTGCGGCGTCTAATACCTACATCGTGCCCATTGTGGCGCTGGGCTGGGGCTTGCTGGATGGCGAGGCGTTTAACCTCTGGCACGTACTGGGCATGGTCATTATCCTGCTCAGTGTGTTTATTATTCACCGGGCCCGGTAG
- a CDS encoding phosphatidylserine decarboxylase family protein — translation MKIHKEGRRILFFTLLALLAVNLLLFRVNAANDTFNKIFAGASVIAFLLLLQFFRSPFRNLLTHEDLLVSPVDGKVVVIEDVHEPEYFDDTRKQISIFMSPINVHITRNPISGIVRYFRYHPGNYLVAWHPKSSTKNERTTVVVESDAGPFVLFRQIAGAMARRIVWYVNEGDEVTQGEEFGFIKFGSRVDIFVPVDTEMKVKMGDKVKGGETVIAQLKTNPPRLF, via the coding sequence ATGAAGATTCACAAAGAAGGACGACGTATTCTTTTCTTTACCCTGCTGGCGCTGCTGGCCGTTAACCTGCTGCTATTTCGGGTAAATGCTGCCAACGATACGTTCAACAAAATATTCGCCGGGGCTTCCGTTATAGCCTTTCTGCTGCTGCTGCAATTCTTCCGCAGCCCGTTCCGCAACCTGCTCACCCACGAAGACCTGCTGGTTTCGCCCGTAGATGGAAAAGTGGTGGTGATTGAGGACGTGCACGAGCCGGAGTATTTTGACGATACGCGCAAGCAGATCAGCATCTTCATGTCGCCAATTAACGTGCACATCACCCGCAATCCTATTTCGGGCATTGTGCGCTATTTCCGCTACCACCCGGGCAACTACCTGGTAGCCTGGCACCCCAAAAGCAGCACCAAGAACGAGCGCACCACGGTGGTGGTAGAGTCGGATGCGGGGCCGTTTGTGCTGTTCCGGCAGATTGCCGGCGCCATGGCGCGCCGCATTGTGTGGTATGTGAACGAAGGCGACGAAGTAACGCAGGGTGAGGAGTTTGGCTTCATCAAATTTGGCTCCCGCGTGGATATTTTCGTGCCGGTAGATACCGAAATGAAAGTAAAAATGGGGGATAAAGTGAAAGGCGGCGAAACGGTTATCGCGCAGCTGAAAACCAACCCACCCCGCCTTTTCTAG